One window of the Impatiens glandulifera unplaced genomic scaffold, dImpGla2.1, whole genome shotgun sequence genome contains the following:
- the LOC124917149 gene encoding plasma membrane ATPase 2-like yields the protein MEAASIMTIPLANSGDKGNIIDKFADRGLRSLGVARQVVPGKSKDNAGSPWQFARLLPLFDPPRHDSAEAIRRALNLGVNVKMITSDQLAIVKETRRRLGMGTNMYPSATLLGQDKDSSIASLPVEELIEKVDGFVGVFPHKYEIVKKLQERKHICGMTCAGVNDAPALKKADIDIAVVDATDAASSAFDIVLTEPGLSVIISAMLTRAIFQRMKNYTIYAVSITIRIFGFMLIALKWRLDFAPFMVLIIAIFNDGTIMTISKDRVKPIVTISI from the exons ATGGAAGCTGCATCTATCATGACTATTCCTCTGGCTAATTCTGGTGACAAAGGCA ACATTATTGATAAGTTTGCTGATCGTGGGTTGCGTTCTTTGGGTGTTGCAAGACAG GTAGTTCCAGGAAAATCAAAAGACAATGCAGGTAGTCCATGGCAATTTGCTCGACTGTTGCCGCTCTTTGATCCTCCAAGGCATGATAGTGCTGAAGCCATCCGAAGAGCTCTAAATCTTGGTGTAAATGTCAAGATGATAA CAAGTGATCAACTCGCTATTGTCAAGGAGACTAGACGAAGACTTGGAATGGGAACAAACATGTATCCATCTGCCACTTTACTTGGTCAAGATAAGGATTCAAGCATTGCTTCCCTTCCTGTTGAAGAATTGATTGAGAAAGTCGATGGTTTTGTTGGAGTCTTCCCT CACAAGTATGAAATTGTGAAGAAGCTGCAAGAAAGGAAGCACATATGCGGAATGACATGTGCTGGTGTTAATGATGCACCAGCTCTCAAAAAGGCAGATATCGATATTGCGGTTGTTGATGCCACTGATGCAGCCAGTAGCGCTTTCGACATTGTGCTGACTGAACCAGGTTTAAGTGTCATCATCAGTGCGATGTTAACCAGAGCTATTTTCCAGAGGATGAAGAACTACACA ATATATGCAGTCTCTATCACTATTCGGATT TTTGGCTTCATGCTTATTGCTTTAAAATGGAGGTTGGACTTTGCTCCCTTCATGGTTTTGATCATTGCAATCTTTAATGACG GAACAATTATGACAATCTCAAAGGACAGAGTGAAACCAATTGTGACAATTAGCATTTAA